The genomic region GCCGGCCAGCTGCCAGCGCTGCTGGCGGCGGACTTAGGGGAAGGCGTCGTGCGGCTGGGGGAACCGGTGCGGGCCGTGAGCCAGCTGGAGCCAGGCGGTCCTCTGCAGGCGGCGAGCGGAGTCCCGGATCAAGCCGATCCGGCAGGCAGCGGCCCCACGGCCGCCCACCCCGTCGTGGTCCACACCGACAAGGCGGTGTATCCCTGCCGTGCGGCGATCGTGGCGATGCCACCGGCCCAGGCCGCCCAGCTGCGCTTCAGCCCGGAGCTGCCCGCTGATCGGCTGGAGCTGCAGCAGCGCATGGAGATGGGCGCCTGCGCCAAGGTGCTGGTGGTGTACCGCACGCCGTGGTGGCGCCAGCAGGGGCTGTCGGGCATCGCGATCGGTGATCGCCCCTGGGTGGAGCTCTGCGCCGACAGCTCCGACCCGGAAAGCGGCACCGGCGTGCTGGCGGCCTTCGTGGTGGGTCACCGCTATGCGCGCTGGGCACCGCTGGATGCCGAGGCGCGAAGGCAGGCGGTGCTGGGCGATCTGGCCACCTATCTCGGCCCACAGGCGCTCGAACCTGTGGCCTATGTGGAAAAAGACTGGCCTGCCGTGCCCTTTGTGGGCGGTGCCTACGCCGCCTGGATGCCACCGGGGCTCTGGAGCCGTTGCGGCGATGCCATGCGCCGGCCCCACGGGGCGGTGTACTGGGCCGGCACCGAAGTGGCCGAGCGTTGGCCCGGCTTCTTCGACGGAGCCGTGCGCAGCGGCGAGGAAGCGGCGGCGGCAGTGCTGGCGCAGCTGGGCTGAGCGGGGCTGGGCTGAGCGCGGAGCCGGCGGAGCGGCGGTGCGTGGGGCCGGCTCAACAGAGGTGCGTGGCGGGCCGGCTCAGCCCACACCCATGCTGGTTTCCCCCCATCCGTGTGGGCGGCTTCCGCCTCCTGAGGCAGGGATTGCAGCTCGAATCGGCGGCGGATTCAGCCACCTCCTCACGACTGATCCGTTCTCAAGTGGAGGCGGCCTCAACACCGGCAGCGTTCACGATCTCCAGCACGTCTGCGAGCTCGGTCAGGCTGCTGACAGGCACATCGATCCAGCTCTCGGGGGTCAGGTCGGTGTCAACACCGGGACCGAATTCAAGCGGGCGGGCAATGAAGGCTGTGCGCATGCCGAAGGCACGTGCTGCTTTGAGGTCGTATTTGTGGCAAGCCACCATGAGGATCTGACAGGGCCTGTAGCCGAGAGAATCCACCGCCAGCTGATAAACAGCGGCAGCGGGCTTGTAGGCCTGCACCAGTTCGGCTGTCAGCACGGCATCGAAAGGAAGCCCTGCCCGCTTCACGATCGACACCATCGTGGCCATGCCCGCATTCGACAACGTGGAGGTGACGTAGCTCTGACGAAGGCGGCGTAATCCTTCAACCGTGTCGGGCCAGGGTTCCAATCTCGACCAGATCCCATTGAGCTGATCGCGCTCCGTAGCGGAAAAGTGGCTGGCAAGGCCGCGATCCTCCAACAGCACATCGAGTGTTTCGCGGTAGATCTCCACGACTGGAAGCCAGGGCCGATGCCCGCAGATCACGGCATCGAGCACCTCTCGGTAGAGCGCGCGCCATCCCGACGACATCACTGCCCAGTCGATCGAGAGTGACTTCGCCTGGTTGATGCTGTCTCCCAGGCGAAGCAGCGGGCGGTAGAAATCAACGCAGGTGCCCTGCACATCAAAGGTGATCGCCTGGACCGCGCGCAATGCGGTGCAGCATTCATCAGAAAGTGCTGCGGCTACTGCTGAAGCCACCATCCGATCCCTCGTTCCAACCATTGTGGGCCTCACGACATTCCGGTCGGCCGCCGTCTGATCGGCCAGGTGATCGGGCACGCTCGGAGCGCCAGGGGGCCCTCAGCAATCCCTGCAGCTGCCTGCAGCGGGCTCAGCCCAGCACGGCTGAGCGCCACTGGCCGCCCCTTGCCACTCAGCCGTGGGAGTTCTGGCTCCGATCTGCTGCTGCCACCAGCTCCCGCCGCCGCAACTCCCGCCCAAATGCGCGGCTGAGCGCCTGTGCCCTGTGCCGCTGCCAGCGGCGCGCCATGCCCACAGCCTTGACGGCCAGCATTCCTGCCCAGATCAGGGCGGCAATGGTGTGAGGCGTGGGGTGATGCATCACTCACCACTCTGGAGGCTGCCGGAGCGCAAGGCCGCGCAGCCATCACAAGGTGTTCAT from Synechococcus sp. MW101C3 harbors:
- a CDS encoding FAD-dependent oxidoreductase, producing MSLNMFDPVDVVVVGGGLSGLVAARELQAAGRSVHLIEAAAELGGRMTGQRVDLSGPGSAVAAPASSPWVDLGGQWVGPTQTRFLALLERHGIRRFESPHDGETVLVFGSTRCTFAGFFQGFPEGQPPAVPSADWDDAMAALERFQALVEELPEGHPHHHPAAAELDQLSFQEWIDANTHTPFAAWYFAYFCRAVGFLGPAEPEQVSLLHVLWGQRTAAQGEHPEEELLHGGAGQLPALLAADLGEGVVRLGEPVRAVSQLEPGGPLQAASGVPDQADPAGSGPTAAHPVVVHTDKAVYPCRAAIVAMPPAQAAQLRFSPELPADRLELQQRMEMGACAKVLVVYRTPWWRQQGLSGIAIGDRPWVELCADSSDPESGTGVLAAFVVGHRYARWAPLDAEARRQAVLGDLATYLGPQALEPVAYVEKDWPAVPFVGGAYAAWMPPGLWSRCGDAMRRPHGAVYWAGTEVAERWPGFFDGAVRSGEEAAAAVLAQLG
- a CDS encoding haloacid dehalogenase type II, translating into MPDHLADQTAADRNVVRPTMVGTRDRMVASAVAAALSDECCTALRAVQAITFDVQGTCVDFYRPLLRLGDSINQAKSLSIDWAVMSSGWRALYREVLDAVICGHRPWLPVVEIYRETLDVLLEDRGLASHFSATERDQLNGIWSRLEPWPDTVEGLRRLRQSYVTSTLSNAGMATMVSIVKRAGLPFDAVLTAELVQAYKPAAAVYQLAVDSLGYRPCQILMVACHKYDLKAARAFGMRTAFIARPLEFGPGVDTDLTPESWIDVPVSSLTELADVLEIVNAAGVEAAST